A part of Thermococcus sp. genomic DNA contains:
- the upp gene encoding uracil phosphoribosyltransferase has translation MKAERWDGVYSFEDSPFIMEILTGLRDERTGPIAFRKGLVKLGRYMAYEITKTMEVERVPVKTPLEETEGVIVKDRRNVVIITVLRAAIPLMEGLIKVLDHARVGIVSASRGKAPKFEIEMNYVKIPKIRPEDTVIIADPMIATGSTLIRVLEEVKRYGRAKRYVIVGVLAAPEGIERIKRAFPEVEIFVAKVDRELNDRGYILPGLGDAGDRAFGAPLTSSPA, from the coding sequence ATGAAAGCCGAAAGATGGGATGGTGTTTACTCCTTCGAGGACAGCCCCTTCATTATGGAGATATTAACGGGGCTGAGGGACGAGAGAACCGGGCCGATAGCCTTCAGAAAGGGTCTCGTAAAGCTCGGCCGTTACATGGCCTACGAGATAACGAAGACAATGGAAGTCGAAAGGGTTCCCGTTAAGACACCCCTTGAGGAGACGGAGGGGGTAATTGTAAAGGACAGGCGTAACGTGGTGATAATAACCGTCCTCCGCGCGGCGATACCGCTTATGGAGGGCCTCATCAAGGTTCTTGACCATGCGCGGGTTGGCATCGTCTCGGCCTCGCGCGGAAAAGCGCCGAAGTTCGAGATAGAGATGAACTACGTCAAAATACCGAAGATAAGGCCAGAGGACACGGTAATAATAGCCGACCCGATGATAGCCACCGGCTCAACGCTCATCAGGGTTCTTGAGGAGGTTAAGCGATACGGAAGGGCCAAGCGATACGTTATCGTGGGTGTTCTCGCCGCTCCAGAGGGGATAGAGAGGATAAAGAGGGCCTTTCCAGAGGTCGAAATCTTCGTTGCCAAGGTTGACAGGGAGCTGAACGACAGGGGCTACATCCTCCCCGGGCTCGGTGATGCCGGCGATAGGGCCTTTGGAGCACCTCTGACCTCCTCCCCGGCCTGA